A part of Doryrhamphus excisus isolate RoL2022-K1 chromosome 8, RoL_Dexc_1.0, whole genome shotgun sequence genomic DNA contains:
- the LOC131134193 gene encoding olfactory receptor 52L1-like, whose protein sequence is MLPSGEKNSSHTTFIFRGFPEFHEHRWLLAPPLAAIYTSALLSNALLVYVICSVERLHSPMYLLICMLCTVDLAVVSAIVPSTLLGLLLDWNSISLAGCLAQMFVTHFLSSVESTLLLAMSLDRYMAICQPLRYNELANSSVFVKLLFFTLVRSGSVIATLVGLAGSLRFCASNIIPHCYCDHMALVSLACGDTQHSRAAGLAVIVCFVGVDIPLIFFSYMKILSAVLRAAAAGEDRRKAFHTCATHLMVMMCFYLVGSVTFLSHNLNIDIPTDANTAMGLLYILFPAAANPVIYGVRTAEIRNGFFRLFRLREAKVSPASVKTTKLNED, encoded by the coding sequence ATGTTGCCATCGGGGGAGAAGAACTCGTCGCACACCACCTTCATTTTTCGAGGCTTCCCCGAGTTCCATGAGCATCGCTGGCTGCTGGCGCCGCCGCTGGCCGCCATCTACACGTCGGCACTACTGAGCAATGCGCTGCTGGTGTACGTGATCTGCAGCGTGGAGCGCCTACACAGCCCCATGTACCTGCTGATCTGCATGCTATGCACGGTGGACCTGGCGGTGGTCAGCGCCATTGTTCCCAGCACCCTACTGGGCCTACTGCTAGACTGGAACAGCATCTCATTGGCTGGCTGCTTGGCGCAGATGTTCGTCACCCACTTCCTGTCGTCGGTGGAGTCCACCTTGCTGCTGGCCATGTCGCTGGACCGCTACATGGCTATCTGCCAGCCGCTGCGCTACAACGAGCTGGCCAACTCCTCAGTGTTTGTCAAACTGCTGTTCTTCACGCTGGTGCGCAGCGGCAGCGTCATAGCGACGCTGGTGGGGCTGGCGGGCTCGCTGCGCTTCTGCGCTTCCAACATCATCCCACACTGCTACTGCGACCACATGGCGCTGGTCAGCCTGGCCTGCGGCGACACGCAGCACAGCCGGGCGGCGGGCCTGGCCGTCATCGTGTGCTTCGTGGGCGTGGACATCCCGCTCATCTTCTTCTCCTACATGAAGATTCTGAGTGCCGTGCTGCGGGCGGCGGCGGCCGGCGAGGACCGTCGGAAGGCCTTCCACACGTGCGCCACTCACCTGATGGTCATGATGTGCTTCTACCTGGTGGGCAGCGTCACCTTCCTGTCACACAACCTCAACATCGACATCCCCACCGACGCCAACACCGCCATGGGCCTCCTCTACATCCTCTTCCCCGCCGCCGCCAACCCTGTCATCTACGGTGTCCGCACCGCCGAAATCAGAAACGGCTTCTTCCGCCTCTTTCGCCTCCGAGAAGCCAAGGTCTCACCCGCCAGTGTGAAGACCACCAAACTAAACGAAGACTGA
- the si:cabz01090165.1 gene encoding leucine-rich repeat and fibronectin type III domain-containing protein 1-like protein isoform X1 has translation MEPSSPLLPLVFAVASWLLPLCSASMLCPKRCTCQNLLPSYTVLCAKTGLLFVPPNIDRQTAELRLMDNFITTLRHRDFANMSSLIHLTLSRNTISQIRPFTFADLQDLHALHLDSNRLTTLDDAHFQGLVNLRHLILANNQLHSISHGAFQDFLETLEDLDLSYNNLAEVPWETISLLVSVNTLSLDHNLIESVPEGIFSNLHKLARLDMTSNKLKKIPPDPLFLRIPVYAKMKGSPLSALVLSFGGNPLHCNCELVWLRRLTREDDLETCASPKDLAGKYFWTIREEEFVCEPPMITRHTSKMFVMEGQEVSLRCKSIGDPEPSTHWVSPDGKLMGNTSRTVCYENGSLDILKASVKDSGKFTCIASNAAGEATAPVELVVNPSPHFDSKLEADPGPSDVPTSIKSNISGGQARSDQQRVSVSDLTSSTALIRWPPQNHIPGVRTYQIQYNSSTDDILIYRMIPANHKYFLLSDLASSRDYELCVLAVYDDGVTALTGTRLVGCVAFATEPEYGRCHSIRDQFLGGTMIIIIGGIIVASVLVFIFILLMKYKLHSNHYKHKNAARHANVCSQTNGGGGGASVLAVHPVSSTAGQGAKKCSQSATATDGPAASRRGTTVVDLDPAHDDDAVSQ, from the exons atggagCCGTCATCGCCACTCCTCCCCCTGGTCTTTGCAGTGGCATCCTGGCTCCTCCCTCTGTGCTCGGCATCCATGTTGTGTCCCAAACGCTGCACGTGTCAGAACCTGCTGCCCTCCTACACGGTGCTGTGCGCCAAGACGGGCTTGCTCTTCGTCCCTCCAAACATCGACCGCCAGACAGCCGAGCTGCGTCTCATGGACAACTTCATCACCACACTGAGACACCGCGACTTCGCCAACATGTCCAGCCTG ATCCATCTGACGCTGAGCAGAAACACCATCAGTCAGATCCGGCCTTTCACCTTCGCCGACCTCCAGGACCTCCACGCCCTCCACCTGGACTCCAACCGTCTGACCACGCTGGACGACGCTCACTTCCAGGGCCTGGTCAACCTGAGGCACCTGATCCTGGCCAACAACCAACTCCACAGCATCTCCCATGGAGCATTCCAG GACTTCCTGGAGACCCTAGAGGACTTGGACCTTAGCTACAACAACTTGGCGGAGGTTCCATGGGAGACCATCTCCCTGCTGGTCAGCGTCAACACGCTCAGTCTGGACCACAACTTGATTGAGAGCGTTCCCGAGGGAATCTTCTCCAACTTGCACAAGCTGGCCAG ACTGGACATGACGTCCAACAAGCTGAAGAAGATTCCACCCGACCCACTCTTCCTGCGCATTCCCGTCTACGCCAAGATGAAGGGCTCGCCGCTCAGCGCGCTGGTGCTGAGCTTTGGCGGGAATCCGCTGCACTGTAACTGCGAGCTAGTGTGGCTGCGCCGACTGACACGAGAGGACGACTTGGAGACATGCGCCTCGCCCAAAGACCTCGCCGGGAAATACTTCTGGACCATCCGAGAG GAGGAGTTTGTGTGTGAACCACCGATGATCACTCGCCACACGTCAAAGATGTTCGTGATGGAAGGTCAGGAGGTCAGCCTGCGCTGTAAGTCCATCGGAGACCCGGAACCTTCCACGCACTGGGTCAGCCCTGACGGGAAGTTGATGGGCAACACTTCCAGAACCGTCTGCTATGAGAACGGCTCTCTGGACATCCTCAAGGCATCCGTCAAG GATTCCGGAAAGTTCACCTGCATTGCGTCCAACGCCGCCGGCGAGGCCACGGCGCCAGTGGAGTTAGTGGTCAACCCGTCGCCGCACTTTGACTCCAAACTGGAGGCCGACCCCGGGCCGTCGGATGTACCCACATCCATCAAGTCCAATATCAGCGGCGGACAGGCGCGCTCCGACCAGCAGAGGGTCAGCGTCTCTGACCTCACATCCAGCACCGCCCTCATCAGGTGGCCTCCACAGAACCACATTCCAGGCGTGCGCACGTACCAGATCCAGTACAACAGCTCGACCGACGATATCCTCATCTACAG gatgatcccagccaatcacaaataCTTCTTGCTCAGCGACCTGGCGTCCTCTCGTGACTACGAGCTGTGCGTTCTGGCTGTTTACGACGACGGAGTCACGGCGTTGACGGGAACCAGGCTGGTGGGCTGTGTCGCCTTCGCCACCGAGCCCGAGTACGGCCGCTGTCACTCCATTCGGGACCAG TTCCTGGGCGGCaccatgatcatcatcatcggcGGCATCATTGTGGCGTCTGTCctcgtcttcatcttcatcctcctgATGAAGTACAAGCTACACAGTAACCACTACAAGCACAAGAACGCCGCTCGCCACGCCAATGTCTGCTCCCAGACCaacggaggaggaggcggggccagcGTCCTGGCTGTCCACCCGGTCTCCTCCACTGCGGGCCAAG GTGCTAAAAAATGCAGCCAGTCAGCGACGGCGACGGACGGGCCGGCCGCTTCCCGCCGAGGGACGACTGTTGTGGATTTAGATCCCGCCCACGACGACGATGCCGTGTCGCAATAA
- the si:cabz01090165.1 gene encoding leucine-rich repeat and fibronectin type III domain-containing protein 1-like protein isoform X2, which produces MEPSSPLLPLVFAVASWLLPLCSASMLCPKRCTCQNLLPSYTVLCAKTGLLFVPPNIDRQTAELRLMDNFITTLRHRDFANMSSLIHLTLSRNTISQIRPFTFADLQDLHALHLDSNRLTTLDDAHFQGLVNLRHLILANNQLHSISHGAFQDFLETLEDLDLSYNNLAEVPWETISLLVSVNTLSLDHNLIESVPEGIFSNLHKLARLDMTSNKLKKIPPDPLFLRIPVYAKMKGSPLSALVLSFGGNPLHCNCELVWLRRLTREDDLETCASPKDLAGKYFWTIREEEFVCEPPMITRHTSKMFVMEGQEVSLRCKSIGDPEPSTHWVSPDGKLMGNTSRTVCYENGSLDILKASVKDSGKFTCIASNAAGEATAPVELVVNPSPHFDSKLEADPGPSDVPTSIKSNISGGQARSDQQRVSVSDLTSSTALIRWPPQNHIPGVRTYQIQYNSSTDDILIYR; this is translated from the exons atggagCCGTCATCGCCACTCCTCCCCCTGGTCTTTGCAGTGGCATCCTGGCTCCTCCCTCTGTGCTCGGCATCCATGTTGTGTCCCAAACGCTGCACGTGTCAGAACCTGCTGCCCTCCTACACGGTGCTGTGCGCCAAGACGGGCTTGCTCTTCGTCCCTCCAAACATCGACCGCCAGACAGCCGAGCTGCGTCTCATGGACAACTTCATCACCACACTGAGACACCGCGACTTCGCCAACATGTCCAGCCTG ATCCATCTGACGCTGAGCAGAAACACCATCAGTCAGATCCGGCCTTTCACCTTCGCCGACCTCCAGGACCTCCACGCCCTCCACCTGGACTCCAACCGTCTGACCACGCTGGACGACGCTCACTTCCAGGGCCTGGTCAACCTGAGGCACCTGATCCTGGCCAACAACCAACTCCACAGCATCTCCCATGGAGCATTCCAG GACTTCCTGGAGACCCTAGAGGACTTGGACCTTAGCTACAACAACTTGGCGGAGGTTCCATGGGAGACCATCTCCCTGCTGGTCAGCGTCAACACGCTCAGTCTGGACCACAACTTGATTGAGAGCGTTCCCGAGGGAATCTTCTCCAACTTGCACAAGCTGGCCAG ACTGGACATGACGTCCAACAAGCTGAAGAAGATTCCACCCGACCCACTCTTCCTGCGCATTCCCGTCTACGCCAAGATGAAGGGCTCGCCGCTCAGCGCGCTGGTGCTGAGCTTTGGCGGGAATCCGCTGCACTGTAACTGCGAGCTAGTGTGGCTGCGCCGACTGACACGAGAGGACGACTTGGAGACATGCGCCTCGCCCAAAGACCTCGCCGGGAAATACTTCTGGACCATCCGAGAG GAGGAGTTTGTGTGTGAACCACCGATGATCACTCGCCACACGTCAAAGATGTTCGTGATGGAAGGTCAGGAGGTCAGCCTGCGCTGTAAGTCCATCGGAGACCCGGAACCTTCCACGCACTGGGTCAGCCCTGACGGGAAGTTGATGGGCAACACTTCCAGAACCGTCTGCTATGAGAACGGCTCTCTGGACATCCTCAAGGCATCCGTCAAG GATTCCGGAAAGTTCACCTGCATTGCGTCCAACGCCGCCGGCGAGGCCACGGCGCCAGTGGAGTTAGTGGTCAACCCGTCGCCGCACTTTGACTCCAAACTGGAGGCCGACCCCGGGCCGTCGGATGTACCCACATCCATCAAGTCCAATATCAGCGGCGGACAGGCGCGCTCCGACCAGCAGAGGGTCAGCGTCTCTGACCTCACATCCAGCACCGCCCTCATCAGGTGGCCTCCACAGAACCACATTCCAGGCGTGCGCACGTACCAGATCCAGTACAACAGCTCGACCGACGATATCCTCATCTACAGGTGA